The sequence below is a genomic window from Cucumis melo cultivar AY chromosome 5, USDA_Cmelo_AY_1.0, whole genome shotgun sequence.
taaaaagaacatataatctaaaaataaaaatatttaatatcttTAGGCATTTACCAATTTGTGGTTGTGAGGTTGTCtctatttttctaaatatttctttttttatttatcaaataaatataTCAAACTTCAAAACAAAATCCAACAAATATTACTTATATCAATCGGATTATCATCTATTTGATAGAATGATAAaaatatatcattcatatatcTCCTAGTTTTTAGCAATTTTATTGTCGATAAATCTTTATTTGTTGCTTATAGCTTATCATTAATAACATTAAATAGAGTTGAAATAACAAAACCATACGTAACAaactttttcatatatatacaAATCATAATTTATTAGTCATAGTCGTAAATCATATAATTCGTAAATGATAGATCGTAATAATCAATCATCATctacttaaaaaaaaatgatgaaacatatatataaacaagATTAACATATCATTACCCAATATGTtgataatttatatatattaatcatttaacaataaattattaatatatataacattAGATTTTGgatattttattgaaatttttttaaatatataaaaaattaaaactatttacgaaatataattaaacttaCGGAAAATTCTGtttattgcaaaaaaaaaaaaaaaacaataaaagtttatttatttttactgtGATTTTACCTAAAAGCTTAGTTTAATATTGAGAAATTACTTTCTTAGTACTCAAATTCGTAGGAATACGTGTGTTCGATCTCaagtaatttttaaaatatatgccATTAGTTGTTATTGTTAccaatttgaaaactaaaatgaTAGTTTTATATTCAATACTGGACGGGTGGAGATTCGAGAGAAATTATTCtcatgaagaaaaaaaaaagaagatgaataattTTAGAAGACAGATAGGGAAATTAATAATGTGAGAAACGAAGAGGGTTTGTCGTTATGAATTAATTGGAATGGCCACCCAAATTTGAATGAGGCAGCTAGTGGTTGTTTCTGCCCactcatttttcttcttcttatgaAAATCGAGTAAATTTAAACtcaattttcatttctttagaTAGGGGAGGGGGGAGGTGTAGCAAATTAAATTGAGTCACACATGTCCAGATATCACTTGATATATGATTACAGaacaaataattatttcttcTGTACCCAAAGTGGTAAAAATATGTTTGCTTCGTCCAACATTTCTAataccttttatttttttatttttttttatttttttcgatTGGTCGATGAGAAAATATGTTTGGTTCttgagttttttaaaaaatatataaatatatacttttAGTTCCTAGAATATTTTGTACTAAGAAaataattgttaaaaaaaataaaaaaaattgtcaaaaactaaacatttgacaaaatatttacactttataaaaaatatacgtgtaataaattttattaaatagtttctcgattttttttatttttgaaaaaaaccttcaaagtttgtttttttttttttttaattttcaaacttATTTTTCTAATGGAAGAGaataaacattttgaaaaattaggAATCAAACGTATTGATTTTAAAAAGACTGAAAAACTAGAAAGATATAATAtagatataatataaataagcatttaatttttatgctttaacaaaaaaatctcccaaataaatattaaaatatcactgatatagatataatataaataagagATGTATTAACTTATTtgaaatacaaaatatttatttattgatctctatttctctttcgtttttataatttttctagaAAGATCCactgaaattaatatttaatgtCAACATGAGCTTAATTTAACTTACATTTATATGTTTTCGAGGATAAGAGGTTTGAGTTTAAATCTTCAACTTTTAAGTTATgtttataacaatttttttttaaaaaagaaattaatatttaatcgATGTTTCATTCAAATTTTTGTAAAGTTAAAACTTTAAAATTGACTGAATTGAAGGCAATTCTTTTAGTGATGGTTTGATCAAAATCTATTTGAATATTGAAAAATGGACACCAAGTAAAAGAAGctcaattatcaaataattatttACAATTGAGTCTACAACAATTATAAATTGAGTGTAAACACGTGTTGAAATTTTAGTGGTGTTTGCATGTTTTGCCATAAAAGTCCATGAAAGAGCAAAAGTAGTGTTAACAATTAAGACTCCCAACCATCTCCTTCTACTCTTTTAACGGCCAACTCCCTCCCCTGCTCCGGCATAAATACCCCCAATCTCCACCACTCTCTCCGCCACAagaaaaacgagaaaaaaaaaaagaagaagaaaaagaatccCTTTTCTCAAAATCTCTCTCAATTTCTCTCCGCCGCCAATGTCTCAAATCCACAGCCGCGTGAAGCCGATCACCAAGTTAACAGCGGTGTCCAGCAACCCGAGCGTCTCGGGACGCGTCTACCCGCTTTTGGCCGCGGACCACGCACTGGCCCGGCACAGCGCCGCCGTTGTCATGTACTACAGCGAGAATCCGTTCGGGTCTTTTATTCTGGACCCGATGAGAGAGTCGCTGTCGAAGATTCTGACGCTGTACCCGACGGTGACGGGTCGGTTGACCCGAACTGAAAATGGGAACTGGGCGGTGAAAGGGAATGACGCCGGAGTTAGGGTTACGATGACGAAGGTGGGGAGCAGTCTTGATGAGTGGCTGAGATCTGCCGATTCGGTTGAGGAAAGAGATCTGGCGGCTTTTGATGACATGCCGGAGGATCCGTATATATGGTCGCCGTTCCGTATTCAGGTAtataattttctaaaacaaaaaatcaTTTGTACTTTGAATTTATTTTAGTCATTCTTCAAATGTCTATTTTTTATTCTTGTACTTCTATTTTCCAAAAATTGTACCCTTTTTaacattttctttaaaaaaagaaaaattatatattccataatataggttttcaaaaaaattattgtaatagacaaaaaaaaatactaaaaatatttacaaaagaaaattttagattataaaCATTGATATCAATCTCTATCTATGCATCGAAAGTGTCTATTAagaatggaatatgaaaatttactatattttataaatattttagtcaTATAATAAAAGTTTAATATCTATTATATAATTTGTATGGATTGACTTTGTAGGTATAACTCTTCGACCTTATAGACAAACTTATAAATGgaccatttttttatttataaaataatgttgattaattgtttttttttttagtactttTATAATAGAAATATGAAAGGACATTTATGAATataattttatcttttctttgcATTGAATTGTTACATTAAGATGTTGACATTGAATGAAAAAGTTGTTgaaaatgataatgataataataatgaggTCTTTTTGTTCATAAATATGATTCTTTATGGTGAACatttaaccaaaaaaataaataaataaaatcatttgTACATTTTCGTATGTTGACCAATTGACTATAGATATAAATTTGACTATGATAGCAGGGTGAGATTTAATTTGTTTAGTTATTAGTTTATACATTTATATTTAGTACTTTAAATCTTAGTAATTTTATCTTGCTTGTTTTGATTATTTTTCCTTATTAAAGATTATcgaaaaattattataaacgataaaatggttgaaaatatgtgtaaaataaaacaaaagttttagattctatcaatgtctatcgaTATGTGTTATTGATAAAAgtctttaaaattttataaatattttgattaattttgttatatttgaaaatattcccattaaatttttgaaattgttttttaatataCAAATTTAGTGTAAactttgtttagatttgaaaaaaCATATTTGTTTTATACTCAGTACTTATGAAGTGAACTCTActttttaaataagcaaattgCAAAACTATCCTAAAATACGATTGTAATGGTAATTATATCAATAAACTTTCAATTGTAAAAATTGAATCtcaaatttatttaattgtaaAAATTAGATATTCAATCAATCGAACTTACATAATTGTAACGATTGTATAATTTTGAGAGatcaatttttatcatttgaAAGTTCAATTTCTAGAAAATGGAGCGGATGAAACCTTAGTAGTTGAGACTAACCATTTTTAGTGACTAAACAGATCAATGAGTTTGAAGGAGGGGGTGTGGCCATTGGAGTCAGCTTCACTCACCTACTTGCAGATCCAACCTCTGCAACTTTTCTCTTGAAAACATGGGCGGATGCACATCGAGGACGACCCGTTTCGCCACCGCTTTTCACCCGACGGTTGTCGCTTGGAGACGGAGAAAAAATCCCCAACATAGCCACAAAATCAACTACTTTCTATGCCAACAAGTCCAAGTTAGATGATCACATTGTTTCTCCTACCAAAATGTCCTCAGTTACCTTCAAATTCTCCAACACAACAATGAATCAATGCCTCTCAAAAATCAAACCCCATTGTCCTAATGCCACCCCTTTTGATTTTCTTGCTTCACTCTTTTGGAAACAAATCCTCAAGATAAAGAGTAATTCCCCCAAAGACGGacaaaacaacaacaataataatcaCTCAATATCAATATGCTCTGACATCAGAAACTCATTTCAATCCTCAAATTCACAAAGATACTACTTTGGAAATGCTCTACACATATCACAACTGACTATAGATCCAAAAGAAATGGCGGAAAATGAACTGGGACACATTGTGGAGTTGGTACACAACCATTTAGAAAGGCTtggagaagaggaagaagagactTGGTCTGCTATGGAATGGCTCGAGTCTCAGAAGGAAAAAGACGGGAGATACGTGATGCCGTTCACGATGTACGGTCCGGAGTTGAGTTGTGTAAGTATGGAACATATGATGATGAAGAAGGGAAATGAGAATGAGTCTTTGAGTTATGCAACAAAGTTTGTGAAGGATTCAAAGCCTGTTCATGTATCTTATAATATTGGGAATGTTGAAGGTGAAGGATTGATAATTATAATGCCTTCAAATGAAGGAGGGCTAGCAAGGAATGTGAAGGTGATGTTACCTTCAAAAAGGGAAGTGGATGAGCTTTGTGAAGATCAAGCCATTTTGAGCTTCAACCCAACAATGATCCTTGGTGGAAGAGACGAATAATCTTTAAATTGTTAGCAATCTAGTTTTTGTTTGCTTTTTGGTGTGTGAATGTGTACTCTATTCATTGATAGAGTGATACTAATATAAGAGTATTTATATGGTCTTATtctaagttttcttttttttttttctttttttttttggttaaaaagCAAATGTGtagaaataaaaatttaataagccaataacaatttagtccttatattttgttaaaaagaatATCTCTTTAAATTTAAGTATAAACTAAGGATATTAGAATATTTGTTGATTTGTCAATGTTAGTCGTGGATTGAGACATGAATAATGGTTACTGAGCAATACATAGTTCGTCACTTTTGTTATATCTATTATGATACAAATAGACGCATATGATAGTCTATTTAGTCTCTTCTAATGAACGTTTTAGAAGATTTAGGTTTTGTAATTCTAACCTTAGCAATGATCTTAATCATATCGACGTAATTAAATATCAAAACTATATCGTAAACTATGTATTACCcaaaaaaagaataaatctCTTTTAAACTATCGAGTTAATTTcaattaaacttttcttttttaactacAAAATGGAATAAAATAAATGCATATAATTCCTTATTGATCAATTTTTGTTCTTTGATCTCTTCCCCATTAACAGTATATTATTTTTTGGTTCATTACTTAGTAAATTGATAGCTTGTGATAAAGTTGGGGACTCCTTTAATTACATATTTTGacaagaaagaagaaaatcaataagaTTATCACAATCATTTAATGTCATTGCTACTATAATACTAAACaaatcttaaaaaagaaaaaaaaaaaaaaagaaagaaagaaagaaagaaactacATCAACTAGAGAGATTGCTAATTTCTCCTTGGAAAATGAAGGGCAGAAACTGGTATTAACTTAGAAAGCCATCCAATTGGCCAAGACAAAGCTGCAATGGCAATACATATTCCCCATTGCCCCAAATTCAACCTTCTTGTATTTGCAAACCTTCCCAAAAGTTCCACCATTACCACTTGAAAACCCAAAGTTATAACAATTATTCCCAAAAACACCTTGCTTTTATGTATCCCTTCAAAAATATTCTTCTTCTCCATCTTCCTTGCATTGAACTCGTTAAAGATTTGGCATAGCACAAAAGTATTGAAAATGAGTGTGTCCTTAACCTTTCCCTCCACATTAAAGATGACACCTCCTTTAAACTCCAAAACCAATAAAACTGTCACTTGATACACAGCCTGTGCAATGAGATTCCTCCACATGACTTTCGTCACCAATGGTTCGGTTCGTCCGACTGGCTTTTTGGCCATGAGGTCGTTCGTGGGTTGCTCAGTGGCTAAGGCTAAAGCTCCCATGGTGTCCATTATAAGATTCACCCATAATAGCTGAACTGCTGTTAAAGAAACTTTACCTGATGAAACAGCAGCAATGAAGTTCACTACTAATGCTGCAACATTTACTGTGAGTTGAAATTGAATGAACTTTTGGATGTTGTTGTAAACACATCTTCCCCATTTCAAAACCGTGACGACCGACGTGAAGTTGTCGTCTAAGATGA
It includes:
- the LOC103495959 gene encoding protein ECERIFERUM 26-like, translated to MSQIHSRVKPITKLTAVSSNPSVSGRVYPLLAADHALARHSAAVVMYYSENPFGSFILDPMRESLSKILTLYPTVTGRLTRTENGNWAVKGNDAGVRVTMTKVGSSLDEWLRSADSVEERDLAAFDDMPEDPYIWSPFRIQINEFEGGGVAIGVSFTHLLADPTSATFLLKTWADAHRGRPVSPPLFTRRLSLGDGEKIPNIATKSTTFYANKSKLDDHIVSPTKMSSVTFKFSNTTMNQCLSKIKPHCPNATPFDFLASLFWKQILKIKSNSPKDGQNNNNNNHSISICSDIRNSFQSSNSQRYYFGNALHISQLTIDPKEMAENELGHIVELVHNHLERLGEEEEETWSAMEWLESQKEKDGRYVMPFTMYGPELSCVSMEHMMMKKGNENESLSYATKFVKDSKPVHVSYNIGNVEGEGLIIIMPSNEGGLARNVKVMLPSKREVDELCEDQAILSFNPTMILGGRDE